A genomic region of Candidatus Micrarchaeia archaeon contains the following coding sequences:
- a CDS encoding LemA family protein — translation MIFWILGLIIAIILIAVIVIYNGLIVARNRVDNAWSQIDVQLRKRFDLVPNLVDTVKGYAKHEKSVFTEVTKARASLMKAETIEQKGKADTQLAGALKSLFAVAENYPKLQANENFRLLQEQLEGIENKIAYSRQFYNDSVMDFNNKIQTFPNNMFANMMNFTKKQYFEAGEEKARKPVKVEF, via the coding sequence ATGATATTTTGGATACTCGGATTAATTATAGCTATCATATTAATTGCAGTAATAGTAATTTATAATGGGTTAATTGTAGCTAGAAATAGAGTGGATAACGCTTGGTCTCAAATTGATGTTCAATTAAGAAAAAGGTTTGATTTAGTACCAAATTTAGTTGATACTGTAAAAGGATATGCAAAGCATGAAAAAAGTGTTTTTACAGAAGTAACAAAAGCAAGAGCTTCATTAATGAAAGCCGAAACAATTGAACAAAAAGGAAAAGCAGATACTCAATTAGCAGGTGCATTAAAATCATTATTTGCAGTAGCAGAAAATTATCCTAAATTACAAGCAAATGAAAATTTCAGATTATTGCAAGAACAATTAGAAGGAATTGAAAATAAAATTGCTTATTCAAGACAATTTTATAATGATTCAGTGATGGATTTTAATAATAAAATACAAACATTTCCAAATAATATGTTCGCAAATATGATGAATTTTACTAAAAAACAATACTTTGAAGCAGGAGAAGAAAAAGCAAGAAAACCTGTTAAAGTAGAGTTTTAA